The segment AGTTTGAGGAGTCCGACAGTGATGAGTCGTGGACTACAGAGAGCGCCATCAGCTCCGAGTCTATCCTCAGCTCCATGTGCATGAATGGAGGCGACGAGAAGCCTTTTGCCTGTCCTGTCCCAGGCTGTAAGAAGAGATACAAGGTAGGCCCAAGACTCCAAGATATGATTTGCCATATTTTGCGGACgttgctccggagtataagtcacaccagcgaaaaaatgcataataatgaaggaaaaaaacgtATATAAATCGTACTGGACTATaaatttttggggaaatttaatttgcaaaatccaagaccaagaacagacactttatctttaaaggcaaattataataaatacaataaaatggagaacaacaggctgaatagctgtacagcatgctaacataacacatagacaacaaattaaatacatgtctggtaagttaatgtaagatattgacagttaatcagataactatgctaacgtaacacatatttatttagctATATGAAACATAGACAGCGAACTGAATAAGTGTCTGATATgtttacataagatattaacagtatgccggcttgtccacaaacatgagagacacgagagttctTTTTATTAGAACTAgcaaatacattaaatataacataagctctggctcatattacatatacacacaaaattgcatataaacgcatggaaaatatacataccacttcGGCCTGGtagtaaacaaaccggtgaacCCAAAACTTTAAATTTTGCTTCTCAATTTCTTCTTAAATAGTGCCCTGTCAGGTAAGACAGAGGAAGGTAAAGAAATAAGGGGAAATAAAgcatgaaatgtataaaagaaaacgagtcaaATAAATGTTCTTACAGGTATTCCAAACACACCGGCGCCATctattggtcaaacaagtgaactgtaacatgtatgaTCAgccgttacataacacataattattcagctacatgaagcatagacagcgaactgaatatgtgtctggtacgctaatgtaagatattaacaattaatcagataactaaagcataaaaaaacaagctcactaaatcactaaatccattgaattcttcatcctcggtgtcacttctgaactccatcaactccagaagtagatgaagtgCTGCACGTGGCTGTGTTAGTGGTACATAAGCCTAGAGCACCCTTGCGCAGTTGTCAGATGTGAaatttaataatttttaaaattttaataatttcacatacaagtcgcatctgagtatacccccagccaaactatgaaaaaaaagtgcgactatagtccggaaaatatggtacaatGGACAATATGATCTAAAATTACAATCTGCCAGTTTGGAGCGATTGTTTCATCCATCTTTTCTGTTAAATCTGGCTCTATTCTCAAACATAGACTTATATCTTAACCTTAGTGACAGCAAgactcaaccaatcacagcgctGATTCTGATTTATCAAAAGAAGAAGCTATTGTTACAAAGTGTAAATGAAGTGTAAACAAAGGGAAATATAAATCTTAAGCccaccacacactacaggaaTTTTCAGTCTTGAacaatttttaaatgtgtaacaaAAAGCACAGACTGGAAACATAAAGAAAATCGGATGGCAGTGAAGAGACCATGCACCACAAGCCAAAAGTTGTGAGCACACCTCGCATCAGCTGTTTcctttctaaaataaaaacaactggctCTGAGActctaaaatattcaaatgattGGAGTATTGCACTTCTAGTTTAGatacaagtcaaaactgtgtcaCTCCATCTGCCCTGACATTctattttattggctgttgccgtggtgaatGTCTTGTGGTTACGAATTTACGATATGACAGAGCAGCAGAGTCGCTCGgacaccacacacgaggagtgCTGCAGCTTAAAAATTACATTCAAGGATCCTAAATCAGGTCATGCCTACCCGAAGTCGGGGAGAAGCAACTTGGATCCTAAatgatcctgtagtgtgtggcgggCTTTAGGCTCTAAGAAACGTTTGATATGAATTATTTGCCATTTTGCCCATCCCAAATTGGAGATGAATGTCTGATAGTCAACAGAGACTATTGTAGTTGTGTATTACATGTGTGAACATAAATGCATCCACACACTCAGTCCAGTTGAGTAAAGCAGTGTTTTACTGGATTTTCCGTCCACATCTTTCACATCTGGCTTCTGCGGTCGGGATAAATTATGTGCAGCCAGAGAAAATTGCATCGCAGACGTGAATGACAGAGTTACAGCCGATAACTTTGTCTAAGTGTAAGGAAGTGGCAAAAGGCCTCTGTTTAGGTAgagaaaagtatataaaagatgtaatatgatttttttaaatggcagTTCTTCAATAAATTATAGGAGAAGTAATCAAGGAATGACttaaagcactatgtaacttttatggtgggaGATTTATTACTTGCTTTTCTccgtggagatattattgctatgATATCCACAGTGTGGCAATAATTGTTGATTGCTTGAacaatatcttgaaaaacatgcattcttgctaaGAAGGGGGTCACATAGCCGCTACatttctgacctgtaaattagCCTGGTGGTgtaatttgcttgtctccatggagacagacttTATCTCAGATAATTGTCAGATTTTGCATATGTACTCAATTATATTAAACTTTTCCCAGTAGTCAAAGGGTTGTTGTAgttcttttaaaattttgcaTAACCAATAAAAAATTCACTTGCAGAATGTTAACGGGATCAAGTATCACGCTAAGAACGGCCACCGGACCCAGATCCGGGTGCGAAAACCCTTCAAGTGTCGATGTGGAAAGAGCTACAAAACGTCTCAGGGCCATCGTCATCATACCATCAACTTCCACCCCCCTGTGTCCACTGACCTCAtcagaaaaatgacacagtaATCAACTACCAGCACTTTCTATTCAAACCAATCAGCACCAGCTCTTTGTTACTCCTCTTTTAAAGTTTATTATGTCTCATTTTTACAtattattacactatttttgatTGCATGGCATCGTGTTctacattgtattttttatgaacattttggattgttcacagcttttgtattttgcacatttatCTATTCATGTATTGTAGTGTCAAAATTAAGTATCAGTGAGAAGACTACACCTTTTCATTTGACAgtctttttttaaagttttttctgtaaaaatgacaaaagaaacaaatgtaaacTCAGGTGACAACTCTAAGCATTTCAGCACTACATTACTACCAGATTTTTTAGTTCTATAATGGCAACAAAAAGTTGGATGAGAGATCAGAGAAAACTGTTCACAAGTACAAGAATCTTTCTTGTGGATCTCTACTGGATTACAGAGGGATTGCACAAACATAGTTTTAAGTATTAGTTGAATTCTTTCATGAGACAGATTTCTCATGCTCATTGTTCCTGGTCCCTCAGTATTTTTACAATAATGCATTCAagcactttttaaacaaatgttttACCTTTTGCCAGTGTGCCACTGTGCAGGGGTCTAAATGtttagtgaaacaaaacaacctcTCAGTACTGTTGCAGGTACGAGAGACTCTTGTATACAGTTGCCTTTTACATAAAGGTTGTTACCCAAAACTTTTAATATTGTTGCTCTGGAGTCTTCTTATGACTTCAGTTTCTCATGCGTGCCATTGTTTTTGATACAAAGGTCTATATTTTGGCTAGCCAGGCTAGTATATTTATGTTACTGTAATACATTCTCAGTTATGCAGAAGTGTGAGAAACATGCCTTCTTTGTGCCATATAAAATCATTTCtacattgtatatatatatatatattgttataaATGTTCCCACCAGAATGAGAATTATAGTGAGTTAAATGCATGACAGTTGTAAGTATTATCTCGTGACAGTATTGTGTTGCCAGTATAAAGTTTTCTATTGAATGTGATGTTTAAAGTTCAGTGCAGTAAGTAGCAAAGATTTCtgaaatgctgtcattgtgaaTGTTTTAAACATATTCTGTATTTCAGCAAAAGCTGctttatgtaaatgtttgttacaTTGAAATACAAGTTTTTTTCGGACACAAAAAAGCCTGAAAACTGTTTCAACAGATTCAAAGACTTTATTGTTGATTATATTAGATACATGAACTCACTTAGCAAAGAAATTAAATAAGTTAAAGTGATAAAATGAACGAGGGAAGAAATAACTGAAGCGTTGCATGCACTGGTACGCAGATGTTCAGAAAGTTAAAGATTTGGACACAAAAATCCACttacatcaaatcaaaacaagtaAACCTAACATACTGAACACATACAATCGAGGCTTTCACAATATCATTGGCTTAAATCTTCTCTAAAATAGAtgatctaatgataaactgtatATTAGTGTAGATGTATTAGTTAAAATGATCACCTTATGATGTCTCCCTGACTGCATACTCTGCACCAAGGCTGTTTTTTCAGAAGGATGAACAAATTACAGTGATGTTTACAAGAGAAGCATTTGACTGGATGATTTAAATGTTTGGTAAACACATATCTCTTTCCCTGATATGTTCCCCATGTGTTGTAATTGTGATCACTGAGTCAATCAAGTTAGttttatatactgtacatacaaCAGTCTTTCACCCCCTTAAAACAATTCAAACTTTCTGATTTCCAAATGTCTTTAGTTGCCTTACCTATACACACTAGCTTTATTACCCaagtaaaagttacatttttcttaACAGCCGATCCTCACACCTTTACATGCAGAAAATATTGtagaatgatttatttatttatgggtACCGGCTGaacttttgtttttctaatcaAAGTTAAGCGGATGGCTATCAAAGTGAGTAAGCACGTGGTTTTCGAACACCTTTTGATCACAGTCCAGCGGGAACTGCTCGCTGCACATGGGGCAGATTTTCCAGTGGCTTTCGACGTGCTCCTCAAACTTGCTCTGGTCGTAGTTGGGCGGGAAGATAACCTCACAAAGTGGACAGCGTTTCATGTCCATGCTGCAAAGAAGGTACACAAGAAATTAGGTGTGAAGAAGTATTTAAAGAACATGTAAGCAAACCAGAGCTGTgcatttaatcacattttaaaagagaTTGGGATTCAGTCATTTATGGGAaagatcagcttgggtcttttcaATCGAGAGGTCTCTGTTTGTAAATATCAGAGGAGGATGTGGTttggagttcagactttggctGAATTAGACTGTTTTTGATATTcaatagcaaaaaataaaaatctgtaaatCCCAAAAATTATGCAATTAGGGCTATGCtatgttaatgtgttttatcATATTAACTCAAAAAATCATTAATAAGATAAACCATTTTGTCGCAAGTTAATGCGAGTCACATGTATCAGTCAAAAAACTTAGATCAAAGAGCCCACTCCAGTCTGTGAGCCGGGCTATAATTTAGCCCTAAATGGTATATTAAGGAGCCAAAAACAAACCTATTATATAGTTATTTGACCTTTGCGTGCAACATGTGAGTAATTGCAATTAAACATTTCAATTGCTGcccagtttgttttttcataagaaaaaaatcttaaGATGAGAAAAGATTTTACTCTGAATGATACATAAATATTTGAgaggaaatgtaaacaaatagctataaataaacacctgtaattggacCACCTTGACAGAAAACTGATTTTCTATGAACAGAATCCCAGACAGACAGACTGATAGAAAGTAGAAGCGTCTGGGGCTGGCTACAAATTCACTTGTTTGGGCTGCTCATAACCCAAAACACATTTAGTTATTTCctttgtggatcaataaagtctAATACATTCACAGAATTACTCCTGTTGAGGATTTTAAGTGACAGTAGTTgtgatattccacagtacagatGAAAGGTCCCCCCACAAGTATAACTTGTATAATAAAAAGCATCTGTCTTATTCAGAGTGGGTGGTCGGTGGTCCCAGTGCAGAGCTGTGCACCAGAACAAACACTTAACACGTGTTACAATGCACAGGTTTAGTCACTGAGGGCTGCCGCAAACTGAGATGGCATTTATGAGAGCATGGGGTGTTACCTGGAATCAAAGCAGAAGGCAGTTTGTCCATCGTTTGTAAATGGGCTGGGTGTTTCGGCTGCTGTGGGCGGTTCATTGGTATTACCCTAAAAATAAGTGCCATTTTGATTAAAACCGACATTTAGAGACAAAGAAGGGTGTGTTAAGCTTTAAGGTTTTTTGAGCCtacattgttgttgttattctgCTTTTCTGCTGAATCGTCAGGTCCCTCCGGGCGGCTGGGGTTGCGGGTTGGCTGAATACACACTACATTGCTGTCCCAAGAGGGTGGTCCCACAGGGGGCAGTCTCAGAAGCTGGTCATCAGAGAACTCCTCATCTGCCTCATCTAGAatagaacaataataataatacaggaaAATGTCATGTGCATTAGGGCTGGAAAAGTGTctaattaaatttttttctaaCAGATTATCACAGTTACATTTTTAGTAAAAGATACACTATAACTTTTTTATGAAGGCTCCAGCACCTTGTCTTCATGCAAATGCTATTTGtgtgcttagaatgttccacagtatggcattaaagacaAGTaagttacaggacagatctgtggagaggagatcccactcacagttaagaatgcatgtttttcaaaggaaTTTGTGAGTAATAAAAATGCGTGTGGTTGAATAAATGctgcaaaataaatgtgatgccattctgtggaacatttcagtcaaagcaatcacatcaatggagacaaggaggtattGAACTACCAGAGGAGTTGTATAACCCTTTACAATGTCAAACATAAACATTCATTTTACTGTGTACATTTAACAGGCACATTAAATATGAGAGAAAACTGagctgaactgctaaactaatagtaataacagaacatgtttgaactACATGATaaattcatttgtatttttaaaaaatgaccTCATTGAAGCACGGTATTTATTTGGGGTAGCGTTTTTATAATCCCAATAATTGCAACCTTTGTGCTCTGTTCATAATGATCTCTCAAATTGCAATTGCAGTTAGATTGTGATTGATCTTGCACCCTTAAGCACAGTAATTGACAGAATAAAACATGCTTGATAAAAAGACACGTGCCTTTAGAGTCTGAGATAGAGTAGGGGTTGCCAAAATGCAGCTTGCTGGGGCTCTGTGACACCAGCAGAGGCGTGGGGGCATCTTGGGCATAAGGGACTGGGTACTGCAGGAATAAAGGCACTCCGGACTGCACATTTTCCACGTTGGATTTCTCACCGGCTGTCTGATCCGCCTTTTTGGAGCTGCTGCTTTTatcctggaaaaaaaacattggcatACAAATTAACATGCCATTCAATTAAGTTAACAAAATCTTAtatacagacattttaattgCTTCAATCAAGTACAAAAATTgtgtattaaaatataaattacattttgttttcagtgaTGGGTGCTTATTCTGTCCCCACAAAACCTGGAGTTAAGTCTAATatacccttttttttttcatgaatcaCATGCatgtcattttatatattttagcatttatattcactgttttatgttgcactattGCTAGTGAGCTTTTGTGAATTTTGCTCACTAACAATGGCAAGACAGAGTATTCTTCCTGTTCAGTTTTTTATCAAAAcatattgttcatttttttccataatCAAGTAGCTCTATgctttatataaatgcaagttATAGGAAATGAGAAGTACGCAAATACTACTTTCAGTCACACAACAGCCCTGAAGTCCTGACGCTGCTTTTACACACGCAGTTTAATTAACACCAAAACGGCTCATTTTCAAAGAGAATGAAGTGTTGTGTTTAAGTGATGTAAACTGCAGACGCCAATTTAATTTGCAGTCTGAACCTCAAATTGGGTCATTCTGCTCCTCTTAGCTGTACCAGTATTACCTCCAAGCAACAGTTTAGGTCCCAAAAAACCTTAGTGTGGTTCAAAGTAATGtaatggaaaaacagaactcaTTTACTTTGCTTCTTCAATTAAAGGCACATTAAAAAGCCTGAGTGGTAGTTGCAAAATGGCACTGAATTGCAgttttttgtgtgaatgaagtCTATAAAACCAGAAAATGAAAGCTGTCACAAACCCCCTCCGTTTTTTCCTTTGCTCTCACAACAAGCGCTAGTGCATCTTTCAGTTCCTTCAGCTCACGGCCCTTTTCAGCAACCTGGCTCtgggaaaacaaaagaaataatagGAATGAAGGTCCTATTGATGATTAAAGTGCAGTAAGGCTGCacaatttttggaaaaaaaactaaaaactaataGCGAtatttctgacaaacattgagatttatgttttaatggcaGAAAGCTCAAAGTTTACATATCAAACCAGTCCAGGAACAATAAGAAATGAGAGAAGACTGCTATATAACCTACTAAATACAAGACTCCCctgcatttcagagcatgtttgtagaggttgaAACAACAGAGCGGATTCTATATTCAGATATTCAGTTGTTTACAGTGAAAATTATATTTCTTTAATAATTTGCAACCATTTAAATTGCAATTCTGATTTGTTTGAGATAGATCTTGTAGTTCTAAAATGCATGCAAACATAAAAAGCTTCATTGTGATTAAATGATCAAAGCAAAATAACCTCTTTTAATTTCTACCAGACACAAAGCAAATATCCGCCTGATCTGAGCCAAGTGTAGCATTAACAAAGCAACTAGAGACAATGCCCCAGAGCCAAACCATACTTCTGTCCGGACTCTGACATAAACAGCAGTAAAATGTCATCCCCAGATAGTCCTGCCTATAAACAACAGAGTGACTATGCTCCAAAGCAAAGACCATCAAACGCTGCATAGGAGAGCTAAGACAGTCTAAAGGTCTGCCGTGCTTTACACCTTAACAAGAGCTTTGCTGGCATCTGGCAATCTCAAATATTCACCTTGTAGCGGTCCTCTTCTGCCGCCAGCTGAAGTTTCAGATTTTCATTGATCTTCACTTGTTCCTTAAATTTCACTTCCATCTTTGTAAGCTCGTCAGCATACATACagctcctctctttttcctcctgcaaaaccaacaaacaaataacaaattagGACAGCAAAATCATTTTGCTGTCCAAAACCCTCAGAAGGAACGGGAATTGTTAAACTTTTGAGGAAGCACAATGAACTTTCGAGTACACTAATCTCATCACAGCTTTTGGCAAGCAAGCACAGAAAACTAACAGTAAATAAAGTACAGCAACACTGTCATAAAATATGTTTACCATCAACATCTGCTTGCACTTCCTGTACTTATCATTCCTATCAGATGCCTCTCTGCTTATTCCCTTCAGTTTTTCTTGAATGATTGCCTCTAGCATAGGATctgctgaaccaggactgccTGTTAACACAGAGAAATTAACCAATAAAtaaccttaaataaataaaaaggaaacATTACATGTAAGTAAAAGTGAGAAACATAAAGAGTATCGGGTTTTGGGTACCTGGGACAGATGTGTCTGGGCTCACGGTCGGTGGAATTGTTGTTGCCTCTTGTGCTGAGCTTTTCTTCAGATCCTACAGATTAAAAAAGGAAGCATTAGTTCTACTGGGGTGACAAGAGATACACAAAGAACCACAAATTTTAATGTTGCCAATAGATGTGAGAAGTGAAGTTATAGCAGCTGTATGCGGTATGTATGGTAATGACTATGGTAATGACTATGCTAAcaggtcatttatttattagagTTAATGTTGTGTTTGCAATATGGTTTACTTAGAAAGGGGTTTACTGACATGATCATGCTTTAGTGTTATTGTGCCAGTGGTATTAAGTGGTCTTCAGTATTGCGTCATCTCTGTTATTGCAGTGTTTTATATATTAAtgtattatcatgacaggtctaattGTATGGTTTTATCAGTAAAATCCTAAGTACATACTCCTTGCTGGTCTGAGAGACGGAGCACATGTTTCTGTAGTCGTTGACACTCCTTGTATTTCTCCTTGTAGTGCTCGGCGGCCATGTGCAGCCGCAGCTTCAGGTCCTCCACTTCTCTCTGCAGCTCGGCCACAAGAGCGGGGTCAGCAGTGTCCTCCTCAGCTTTGGCTTGCTGTACAGGAGACAAAATTAATTTGTTATTCAATAACCGGGATGCAGGGCACAATATAATCAGGAGGttttacaattaaaaatgttttattaacattaattGCTTTTTATCTAGCCGTTTATGTCACACTTTTcattttgagtatttgtttattaagcTGAGAAAATGCTACCTCATTAGATaatgtgaatgaaaataaattaggCTCAAGATACAACGTCAGAGTTTTAATAGTAATCGATAACACAATATTTAATAATCATCTTCTATATTAGTCTACAGTGGCCAAGTacactctttattattatttaacttaCAACACTGGTTAAATAAAGTATGTTTAAGAATGCATTAACCACCACATAAAAATTGGGATTAAACAAGATGGAATAAGGACTGAAATGGGATCAAACCTGAACAAGCTTGAATGCAGTGTTAAATCTAATTTAACGTAATGATTATCCTTACTGCCTCCTGCTTGATCTCTGCCTTCAGCTGCTCCACCAGGCGCTCCAAACAGACACATTTGGCCTGAACCTCTGTCTTGGCCTGACGTAGGGAGTCCACCTCCACCTTTAAGTGGTACAGTTCAGACATGGTGCGGTCCCGGGCACTTGAGGCATCTCTCAGCTCAGCTGCCAGCAAAGTGGACTGTTGCTGATTGGCCAAAAGCTGGTCTTCTTTCTGTCGCAGTTGCTCCTTCAGGGCTTTCATGTCACTCTATAAGAAACAAAACTTTTAAGCTCAAATATGACACATTGAGATTTCCAAAACAATTGCAGTCCAACTAATTTATCTCACAGTTGCAGTTTACTTTACAGCACAGTAATAACATGGTAATAGGATGGAAATAATTATATAGTAACTATAGTTAATAGGTAGACAGGTATAATGAAGTATAACTACATTTTACATTGCTGTTTGAATTTTATTACCaagaaaatattaaacatttaccCTGGTAATTTACAGTTTTCAGATGAAGTTGCGGTAAGGCTGAGTCATATTactaagtttaaaaaaaagtacaaagaaagATGTGTACTTTTTCCATGAGTAATTAGTATGTACTTACCAGTACTACATTCACTCTGTTTCCTATTACCATGCTGTTACTGTGCTGTGCTAAGTGGTTTTACTATTTCACTATTCACAGGTTTAAGGGTGATGAAGTTAGCACCGTTGACATAGTAATTaaccattcaaaacaaaatattatatactCTGAATGCTGAAATGTTCTCAAAATGGTGCCtaatagatttagaatagaaTTGTATaagaatttaaaatatatattttttatgtatttattagatTGTGACTCAGAACCAGTTTGAATGTTTGATTATGTGTCTGTATTGCCTTAATCTGCATTGATGCCAAACCTGAAAATtgctgcaaaacaaatctaTCTATGGTATCTACTGGTACAATTAAAGTCACCTAAGCCTGGCCCTGAAGTGATATTTCTTTCATACCAGTGGTGGGACTTTGGCTAGGATCTCTCTGTATTGTTTCTCTTTGTCAGCGAGGCATGCCTGAAGCCGACCCACTTCTTCTTTGAACTGGGCAAtggtgttttctttgtttacatcCACAGACTTCAACATCTGCAGCTCTGCACTCAGTTTAGTGTTCTCCAGCTCCCGATTTTTTAGGTGAATCTATTTTACATAAACACATAGTCAGGCATGGAgatttaatgcaagacagactAAATATCAAAGAAGCAAACAGACATACGAAATTGTTCATTTACAAGCGTACCTTGTAGAGCTCCTTTTCATCCCGTTCGTTCTTGAGATGCAATTCCAGTCCATCCTTCTCTGTTGTAAGTTTCTTGACTCTGTCTCTGAGactagaaaaaatattaaacactCAGATAATTATCACAATGCCAGTACAGTAATATATGGGGTAGTATATCTTCTAATTTGAGCTTACGTGTCCAGTTCAGTTTCCTTTTGCAAGCCCTTTTGCGTGACACCAATCAGATCTTCTTCCAGCTGAATAACTCTAGATGTCGCCTCCTCAAGTCTTCTCTtcacttcttctttctcttcttgcAGAGCCTGTGAGGAATTCTGGATGTCCTTGagggtaaaataaaaatgataatgaaCAAAAGCATACATGGATTTGAGACACTAACATTTAAGATATAGTAAGGCCTAATTCAAACTAGACAGAATGTAACTCACCAGTGtcactttattttaacaatatacttTGCACAAATAATGAAGATTTAGGCTTAAATTGATACCCGTTTTCTGCATTGTCAAAATCTTTAATATGGACCACAGAAACAATGTGGTGTAATGAGCTTTCTGTATAGCATCAACTGTGTCActataaacaaataatacaagAGGTTTTATGGGTCACAGAATCCCGGTTTACTCCAGATTTAAACAGGGTTTGGTCCTCTTCTAGACCTAGTTTTGTCATGGGCGAGTTT is part of the Periophthalmus magnuspinnatus isolate fPerMag1 chromosome 16, fPerMag1.2.pri, whole genome shotgun sequence genome and harbors:
- the tax1bp1b gene encoding tax1-binding protein 1 homolog B isoform X2, with the protein product MALFSDRPLIGNNMDTSNFAHVIFQNVGKSYLPHAALECHYTLTQFIKPHPKDWVGIFKVGWSTARDYYTFLWSPLPENYVEGTAVNRTVVFQGYYVPNDDGEFYQFCYVTHKGEIRGASTPFQFRANSPTEEELLTVEDECNSDILVVTTKAGFLEQKMEEVQREKEELVKNMTVLQKQKEQLEVEKEALLKECEHEKESYAQLKRENQDIQNSSQALQEEKEEVKRRLEEATSRVIQLEEDLIGVTQKGLQKETELDTLRDRVKKLTTEKDGLELHLKNERDEKELYKIHLKNRELENTKLSAELQMLKSVDVNKENTIAQFKEEVGRLQACLADKEKQYREILAKVPPLSDMKALKEQLRQKEDQLLANQQQSTLLAAELRDASSARDRTMSELYHLKVEVDSLRQAKTEVQAKCVCLERLVEQLKAEIKQEAQAKAEEDTADPALVAELQREVEDLKLRLHMAAEHYKEKYKECQRLQKHVLRLSDQQGDLKKSSAQEATTIPPTVSPDTSVPGSPGSADPMLEAIIQEKLKGISREASDRNDKYRKCKQMLMEEKERSCMYADELTKMEVKFKEQVKINENLKLQLAAEEDRYKDKSSSSKKADQTAGEKSNVENVQSGVPLFLQYPVPYAQDAPTPLLVSQSPSKLHFGNPYSISDSKDEADEEFSDDQLLRLPPVGPPSWDSNVVCIQPTRNPSRPEGPDDSAEKQNNNNNGNTNEPPTAAETPSPFTNDGQTAFCFDSSMDMKRCPLCEVIFPPNYDQSKFEEHVESHWKICPMCSEQFPLDCDQKVFENHVLTHFDSHPLNFD
- the tax1bp1b gene encoding tax1-binding protein 1 homolog B isoform X1, whose amino-acid sequence is MALFSDRPLIGNNMDTSNFAHVIFQNVGKSYLPHAALECHYTLTQFIKPHPKDWVGIFKVGWSTARDYYTFLWSPLPENYVEGTAVNRTVVFQGYYVPNDDGEFYQFCYVTHKGEIRGASTPFQFRANSPTEEELLTVEDECNSDILVVTTKAGFLEQKMEEVQREKEELVKNMTVLQKQKEQLEVEKEALLKECEHEKESYAQLKRENQDIQNSSQALQEEKEEVKRRLEEATSRVIQLEEDLIGVTQKGLQKETELDTLRDRVKKLTTEKDGLELHLKNERDEKELYKIHLKNRELENTKLSAELQMLKSVDVNKENTIAQFKEEVGRLQACLADKEKQYREILAKVPPLSDMKALKEQLRQKEDQLLANQQQSTLLAAELRDASSARDRTMSELYHLKVEVDSLRQAKTEVQAKCVCLERLVEQLKAEIKQEAQAKAEEDTADPALVAELQREVEDLKLRLHMAAEHYKEKYKECQRLQKHVLRLSDQQGDLKKSSAQEATTIPPTVSPDTSVPGSPGSADPMLEAIIQEKLKGISREASDRNDKYRKCKQMLMEEKERSCMYADELTKMEVKFKEQVKINENLKLQLAAEEDRYKSQVAEKGRELKELKDALALVVRAKEKTEGDKSSSSKKADQTAGEKSNVENVQSGVPLFLQYPVPYAQDAPTPLLVSQSPSKLHFGNPYSISDSKDEADEEFSDDQLLRLPPVGPPSWDSNVVCIQPTRNPSRPEGPDDSAEKQNNNNNGNTNEPPTAAETPSPFTNDGQTAFCFDSSMDMKRCPLCEVIFPPNYDQSKFEEHVESHWKICPMCSEQFPLDCDQKVFENHVLTHFDSHPLNFD